GATGAGCTTGAAATTACCGAGGGCTTCGGCAAAAGAACGGCGCCTCGCGGCATTAAGGTGTATAACCCCGCCTTTGATGTAACTCCGCATGAATACGTGACCGCCATCATCACGGAAAAGGGGGTCGTTCGTCCCCCCTATGCGGAAAATCTTCCGAAGCTGTTTGAAGACTGAACGCCATTTCGGTCAAACCATTTTCAACAAGGCATCCCTTCCAATCATTCCCTTGTGAATGCCGTACTGCTCGGCTTCCTCGGTGACGGATTCCAAGGGAGCTTCAAGAAGATCGTCAATCGATCTGACGCCTACCGCACGCCCGGCGACAATTCGCCGGTCTTTTAATTTCCGGTTTAATAAATCCACATCCAGCGCCCCGCACATAATGTAACCTTTATCGTTGGAAACGGAGATCAGCGTTGTTT
This sequence is a window from Ferviditalea candida. Protein-coding genes within it:
- a CDS encoding YunC family protein, which produces MIYMQPLRIGEHTFIGVEVKLPKTTLISVSNDKGYIMCGALDVDLLNRKLKDRRIVAGRAVGVRSIDDLLEAPLESVTEEAEQYGIHKGMIGRDALLKMV